The genomic region TGGTCGTGAGCAGTTCGGCGATCGCGGAGTCGTGGACGATGACCAGGACGTGCTGCCCGTCCCCACGGGCGGGTACGGACGCTTCGGCACCGGTCTCGTAGACCCCGCCGACGCCGTCCATGCCGTGCACCCGGTCCACCTCGCCCATCTCGTTCATCACATCCATCGCATGCACCTCGTTCATGAGTAGGAGACGGGCGGCGACGCGGGCGCGAACCGGGCACGGAACACGGGCCGTTGACGCCGGAGACTACGGGGCCCGGCGCGGCTCGGAATCCTCGCCCTCGAACTTGCCCTCGGTGTGCAGGAAGTCGTCCACCATCCGATGGAACAGCGTGGACAGCTGGTGCAGTTCCTCCGGGGACCAGTGGGCCAGCGCGAGCTCCATGCCCCGGCAACTGGCCACGCGAATACGGTCGATCGCCTCCTGGCCGACGGCCGTGAGCTGGATGCGCTGGGCGCGGCGGTCGTCCGGGTCCGGGACCCGGGTCACGTACCCGCCCTTCTCCAGCTGCTGCACCTGCCGCGTGACGTGCGACGCCTCCACGGCCAGCCGCCCGGCCAGCTCGCCGGGGCGCAGCGGTTCCGAATCGGCGATCTGCCGCAGCAGCGCCACCGCGGCCCGGTCCAGCGAGACCCCGGCCAGCGCCATGAGGCGGTCGTGCTGTCTCACCCGACCGGTCAGATAGACGATGCGATTGAGGGCTCGCTCGATCTCGACCACCTCGTCCGAGGCGGAGGAGGACGCGACCGCGGACAGCGGGTCGGGGGTGGGTGCGGGCGATGGGGTGGACATGCGTTCCACTTTATCAGCTACTTGCCTAAGTCAAGTAAATCGCCGGAAGGGAGCATCACCATGGCCACCATGAAGTCCGTCCGCACCGGTCCCGTCGGCCGGATCCGACATCGTCGACATCGAGCGGCCCTCCCCGGGCCCCAAGGACGCCCTGGAGAAGGCCGTCGTCACCTTCGGCGACCAGGACCGAGTCCGGCGCCCAACACGGCGGGCTTTCCGGCGCGTTGGGCATTTCCAGCACGGCGGATTTTCCGGCGCGTCAGCCAGAACCCGCACTTCCCGCAGGCTCTATGCATCATACACATTACGTGTGTGGTGCATATTTGATGTCATGGCATCTGCTCTGACCTCAGGCCAAGGCTCGGGGCGAGAGTCCAGTTCTGGGGAAGGACCGGCGGCATGGACAAGCCCACGCACCTGATCGAGTTCGAGGCGATGCTGCTCGGGCGGCATCTCTACCTGAACTCGCCGCGGGCCCGGACGGGCGGCCGCCTGGAGCGCAGCGCGTACATCCTGCTCAGCCGTATCCGGATGGAGGGCCCGATGTCCATCGGGCAGCTCAGCGACGCCTTCGGTCTGGACGCCTCCACGCTCAACCGGCAGACCGCCGCCATGCTGCGCGGCGGTCTCGTCGAGCGCATCCCGGATCCCGACGGGGGCATGGCCCGCAAGTTCCGCATCACCGCCGAGGGCGAGCGCCGCCTCGACACGCACCGCGCGGAGGCCGTCAGCGGGCTGGAGAAGGTGATGGCCGACTGGGATCCCGAGGAGGTCGCCGCCTTCGCCGCGTACCTCAAGCGGTTCAACACGGACATCGAGAACCTCGACGAGCGTCCCTGGCCCCGCCCCTGAGCCCGCCCCGGACCCCCTGGGCCTGATCCGGCCCGTGGGACGAGTGCGGTCCCACGGGCCGGATGCGGGTCAGCTTCCGGCGGCGGAGGCGCGGCGCTTGGTCAGCCACCACCCTCCGGCTCCGAGGACCAGCACCGCCGCGACCACCCCGCCGACGACGAGGCCCGTGGACGATCCGCCGTCGTCGTTCTTCGTGTCGGCCGCGGCCTCCGTGGCCGCGGGCTCGGACGGCGTGACGGTGTCCGACGGAGTCGGGCTGGGTGTCGGGCTCGCGGTCGGGCTGGGACTGACGGGTGTGGCGCCCGGCGCCGCCGCCTTCAACTTCAGGAGCGGGGCGGGCTGTTCGGGCTCCTCACCGCCCTTGGGCAGCTCGATCCAGCGCGAGACCTCGCCGTCGCTGTAGGTGTCGATGGTCTTGAACGCCACCTCCTTGGCGTCCGGGAGCTGGCGGATCTTGACCTTGTACTCGGCGTCGACGCCGGTCTTGAGGGCGGGACCGCCCACGACGTATCCGTCGTCGGTGGCCTTCAGCTGCCAGCCCTTGGGGGCCTCGTCGAGCGTGACGTCGGCCGGTGCGATCCCCTCCGGCAGCACGACGCGCACCTCGCGGAAGCCCGCGGAGGCGGACTCCGCCTCGCAGACGAAGGTGAGGGTGACGTTCTCGGCGAGGGCCTGCGCCTTGTCGGCCTCGACCTCCGTGTGCGCCGAGGCCGGACCGGCCAGTGCGAGGACAGCCGTCAGTGCGGCGGCGCCGGTCAGTGCGATACGACGCCCATGCGTGGACAGCGACACAGTGGAACTCCTTGCTGGTGGGACCGGGCGGGCCGAAGCCGGGCCCGGGTGAGAGGGACGACGGGGACGGGCATCCGTCCCGGCGGTCCCCTGCGCACCAGCGCGTGTTCCAGGGTCTGTGTCCGTGCTCCTGCCGGGAGGTCGAAGGAGCCGGCGAGCGGTACGAGCCGCGGCCGGTACCCCGTGGGGACGGCCGCGCCCGGCAGGACCCAGGCGATGACCGCCGCCGCCAGGGCGCGCAGCGTACGGCCGGTGGCCAGCGCCGCCGTGACCGCCGTGTCGGCCCGGTGGAGCAGCCAGGCGACGACCAGGGCGGCGACGACATGGGCGGTCGTCATGGCCGCCCCGGAGGCGTGCTGCCAGGGGTGTCCGCCGGCTCCCGCCGCCATCGCGTCGTGACCGGCGTGGGCCAGGTGTCCCGTACCGGCGCGGTGGCCACCGGCCGTCGTCAGCGCGAGGTGCATCGCGGCCTGGGCCGCCAGGACGCACGCGCCGACCGCGAGCAGCCCGGGCCCGCGGCGGGTGAAGGGCCGTACGGCGACGAACTGCGCGACGGCGAGAACCGTCACGAGCCGCCACGGCACCTGCCCGCCCTCGACCGCGTGATGGCCGACGGCGGCGAGCACACTGCCGACGAGGGCGAACGTGACGGCCCGGACCCGGGCGCCCGCGCGGCTCGGCCGCGGGCTCCGGCCCCGGCCGTCGCGCTGCGTCACATGGTCACCTGGCACGGTCGCCCATCACCCTCCACCGAGTTCACCTTGTCGCATACGTCTACGTCACAGGTGATGGGGCCGTTCACCCGGGGTCGCACGAGGAGGAACCCGCCGACGCCCGGGGGTGCCGGAACGGTTCAGTCCGCCGCGCCGAGGGACCAGCGCGGGACGCTGCCGGTGAGGCGGCACGTGAGGAAGTACAGGGGTATCGGCGGGGTGTAGGGCGAGCCGCCCGCGGGGCTGTGGATCAGCCGGGGCCGGTCGGCCCAGAGGCCGCGGCGGACCCGCGTCCAGGACGGGTCGGCCAGGTGCGCGCCGACGGTGTACGTCGTACAGGACGGCCAGGTGACGCCTATGTGGGACCCGGACGGGACGATCCACCACCAGCGCTCGTCGCCGTCGGAGTCGTCGGCGAAGACGCAGCCCACGCGGGGCAGCGAGCGCATGATGCGTTCGCCGTGCTGCCGGGACGTGCCCACGGCGTCGCATCCCAGGCCGGCGCGCAGCTGGGCGGGGATGACCAGGCGGCCGGGGTGCCTGGACGGGAGTGTCGCGGGGGTGCGGGGCCGCGGGATGTACGCGCGCGGCCGCGGTTCAGGGGCGTGCTGCAGTTCCATGATGCAGGTGTCCTTCGGCCGAGTGGGGGGTGGGCCGGGTGAGATACGTGCTGCGCCCGGTGGAAGCGGGTTCTCGGGACTCCGACGACGTGGGCTCCGACGGCGTCGGCTTCGTCGGCATCGGCTGTGCGGGCGTCGGCTTCGTCGGCATCGGCTTCGGCTTCGGCTTCGACGCCACCGACCGCAACGGCTGGGACGGCACCGGATGGGGCGGCACCGGCTCGGACGTCAGGACTGCCCAGACGACGCGTCCGGAACCGTCCACCGAGTCCCTGACGCCCCAGTCGCTGCTGAGCATGCCGACGAGCATGAGCCCGCGGCCGCCCTGGTCGTCGGGCCCCGGTCTGCGCAGTGCCGGGAGGGTCAGGCCGCGGCTCTGGTCCTCGACCTCTATGTGGAGCCGGTCGCCCGCGGTGCGCAGTCTGCAGACGATCCACTCGCTCGCCGTATGGGTGAGCGCGTTGGTGACCAGTTCGGAGGCAACCAGGACAGCGTTGTCACACGTATCGGTGCACGTGCCCCACTCACTCAGCAGTTCGCGCACGTTCCTGCGGGCCACACCCACCGAGGCGGGGGCGGGAGACAGTCCGAACACGCCTGCCCTGTGGGGGTGTTCATCCTCGGGCAGTCGGCCCAATGGCTTGGGGTGAGAGGGCGGAGCCATCGCCGTTCGCCTTTCTTCTGCCTTCGCACCGGAGGTCGCGCCAGTGCCGGTACCACGTGGCCCGGTTCCACTTCGAGCCACGTGACAGCTCGTTGCGCACAGTGACGAACGCGGCCGAGCCTCCCCCAACTCGGTCGCGCCGTCCCGCCGTTCACCGGACCGGTCGCTACGCACCACTGTGACATCTGCCCTCAACAGCTCGCAACCGACAAGTTGAAATTTGCAATTCGACGGGTGCATGCTTCCCCCGTCGAACGGATGATCGTGACAGACTGCGACCTCGAAGCCCGCTGTGAGGGGGTAAGGCGTGACCTCGGAAACCGACTGGGGCGGCGCGCCCTCTGTCCTGCGCATGATCCTGGGCAGGCAGCTGGAGGAGTTGCGCAACCGTGCTGGACTGACGTTCGAGCAGGCCGGTGAGGCGATCGGGGTCAGTCACTCCACGATCCGCAGGATGGAAGCCGCCAAGGTGGCCCGGCTCAGGCTCCCGGACGCCGAGAAGCTGCTCCAGGTCTACGGAGTCACGGACCAGCAGGAGATCGACACCTTCCTGAAATCCGTCCGCGAGGCCAACAAGCGTGGTTGGTGGCACACATACCGTGACGTGCTGCCGGACTGGTTCGCCGCCTATCTGAGCCTGGAGCAGGCGGCGCTGCAGATTCGTGCGTACGAGCCACAGTTCGTGCACGGCCTGCTACAGACCGAGAAGTACGCCCGTGCCCTGCTGGGTGCCGGGAATCCGCACGCCCCGACCGAGGCCACGGAGCGCAGGGTCGCGCTGCGTATGCGGCGCCAGGAGCTGCTGACCCGTCCCTCGCCGCCGCGCGCGTGGATCGTGATGGACGAGACCGTACTGCGGTGGCCGGTCGGCGGTCCCGAGGTGATGCGGGCCCAGATCGACCATCTGATCGAGGTCAACTCGCTACCCCAGGTAACCCTGCAGATCATGCCGTTCAAGAACGGCCCGCACCCTGCCATGCGGGCCGGCGCTTTCCATCTCTTCCGGTTCCGGGCACGCGAACTGCCGGACATCGTCTACCTGAATGGTCTGGTGGGCGCTGTCTATCTGGACAAGGACGACGACGTCGTGGTCTATCGCGAGGCCCTGGACCGGCTGGGCGCCCAGTCGGCGCCCGCCAGAAAGACCGAGGCTCTCCTCGGTGAGATTCGCAAGGAGCTCTGACGTGCACCACCACATACGTGACGGACACATACACAACGGCATGCCGTCCCGGGAACTCGGCACACGCGGCTGGTACAAGCCGTGGAGCGACGACGCGGGCGGCGCCTGCGTCGAGGCGAAGAAGCTCGGCGACGGCCGGGTCGCGCTGCGCCAGTCCACCGACCCCGACGGCCCCGCCCTGGTTTTCACCCCTCGTGAGATGACGAGTTTCCTGTCGGGCGTGAAGGCAGGTGTCGCCGACTTCCTCCTCTGAGGCACCCCCCTTGTTCGCCTCCCGGACTCCCCTGGTTTCCTGAACACCTGATCTCCTCAACACCCTTGAATTTCCTACGCTTTGACTCTGAACCCAACGACTTGACAGGAGGGGCGGCTTTGCCCGACAACGGATGGCCGGCCGACCGCATCGACACCGAGAACGCGCACTCGGCGCGCATCTACGACTACATCCTCGGCGGTAAGGACTACTACCCGTCCGACAAGGAGGCGGGCGACGCCATGGCGCGGGAGTGGCCCGCCCTGCCGATCCACATGAAGGCCAACCGCGACTGGATGAACCGCGCGGTGGCCTGGCTGGCGAAGGAAGCGGGGATTCGCCAGTTCCTGGACATCGGCACCGGCATCCCCACCTCTCCGAACCTGCACGAGATCGCGCAGTCGGTGGCGCCCGAGTCACGGGTCGTCTACGTCGACAACGACCCGATCGTCCTCACCCTCTCCCAGGGGCTGCTGGCCAGCACGCCCGAGGGGAAGACGGCGTACATCGAGGCCGACTTCCAGCAGCCGGAGAACGTGCTCGACTCCCCGGAGTTCCGCGAGACGCTCGACCTGGACAAGCCGGTCGCGCTGACCGTGATCGCGATCGTCCACTTCGTCCTGGACGAGGACGACGCGGTCGGCATCGTCCGCCGCCTCCTGGAGCCCCTGCCCTCCGGCAGCTACCTCGCGATGTCCATCGGCACCGCCGAGTTCGCTCCCGAGGACGTGGGCCGGGTCGCGCGCGAGTACGAGGCCCGGAACATGCCGATGCGGCTGCGCACGATCGATGAGGCCCACGAGTTCTTCGAGGGTCTGGAGCTCGTCGAGCCGGGCATTGTCCAGGTCCACAAGTGGCACCCGGACGCCACGAGTGGTGAGGGTATTCGGGACGAGGACATCGCCATGTACGGGGCTGTTGCCCGCAAGCCGTAGCGCTCCGCTGGTCGGCCGTTTATACCTGCGGGTCCGTTGTGGCTGGTCGCGCAGTTCCCCGCGCCCCTATCGGGGCGCGGGTCGCTCGTTCGACGGGGGGATGATCCGGGCCGTCAGGTCCGGGTCGGGCATCGTCCTGTCGAACGGGTACATCGGGCGGTGGATGCGGTGGTGGCCCAGGCGGAGGAGGTTCTGGTCCACGCCGCCCGGGGTGAGCGCCATCTTCCAGTCGGCCGCCATGGCGAAGAGTTCGGGCTCCAGATAGCCGATCTTGACCATGACGACGTCGGCCTCGCGGGGCGACAACTCCAGGTCGGTGAAGTCGTGTTCGTGGTGGTACGGCTTGCGCAGCGCGGTGAGGATCACGTGCACGCCGCCCACCCGTAGCACCACCTCCGCCCGCGCGTGCGGGTCGCCGTGGCGGATCGCGTGGACCACGCCGGTCAGGGTGAGCGGACCGGCATGCCGGTCGTCGACCTCCGCGCCCGCCGTGACGGTGACGGTCGCGCCGACGCCCGCCCGGACCGCCGTCTCCACCGCGGCCGGGCCGGGGAGCGAGGCGTAGATGACCGTCGGGCCCGACGGGTCCTTGAACTCCGGCCGGGACAGCACCCGTTCGAGCCCCCATGTGACGTCGCCCGCGCCGCCCGCCGTCGGGTTGTCGCCGGTGTCGCTGATGAAGTAGGGCCTGTTCTGCGCGGGGGTGGCCAGTGCGTCGTCCAGGCAGTCGTCCAGCGTGCCTGTCGGGGCGACGAAGGCGAAGTCGTGCCGGGCCTCCCAGAAGCCGCGTGCGAGGCGTTCGGCGCCCGCCGTGACCGCTGTCTCCGACGGGCCCGTGACCACCACCGCCGCCTGGTTGCGGGGCTCGTCCGCCCAGGCATAGCCGACCCAGATCGCGGCGTCCGTGACGCCCTCCGTGGCCTCCACCTCGTCGACGGCCGCGTACACGCTCTTCGCGGGTTCGATACGGGTCGAGGTCTGCTCGCCGGCCAGGAGTACGGGCACCGGGATCCAGGCCTTGACCGGGCGGGGGGCGCCGGTCGTGAGGAGTTCCACCAGGTTGCGGGCCGCCCGCTCCTTGGTCTCCATGACGTCCTCGTGCGGGGCCGTGCGGTAGCAGGTGATCAGGTCGCTCAGGTGGGCGAGTTCGCGCGAGACGTTGCCGTGCAGGTCCATCGAGGTGGACACGATCACGTCCGGGCCGACCGTCTCCCGGACACGGGCGAGCAGGACCGCCTCGGCGTCGTCCATCCCCTCCACGGTCATGGCGCCGTGGATGTCGAACCAGAGTCCGTCCAGGTGTCCCGACTCGCCGAGCCGGGCGAGGAGTTCGCCGGAGAGCTCGGCGTACGCCGCCGCCGTCACCGTACCGCCGGGCAGCGCCTTGCCGACCAGTGCGCCGCGCCACTCGGCGACGTCCCCCAACGGCGTTCCGGGCGCCAGGAACTGATAGCGCGTCAGGATCTCTTCGGCGCGCTGGGGATGGAAGGCGGGAGCCTCGGTCCGGGCCGGGGAGAACGTCGACGACTCGATGGCGAGCCCGGCGATCGCGATGACGGGACGGGCGACGGGGGTACGGGCTGGTGGCATGGCTCCTCGCACGGTGAGGGCGGTCAGGGACGGTCAGGGGTGGGTTGCGGGGGCGACGCCGCCGGTGACGGCCTGGAGGGCGTTCGCCAGGGCCCGTTGGAGCGCGAACTGGCCCGCGCCGACGAGTCCCGCGTCCGCGCCGAGGCTCGTCCGCTCGATGACCAGGTGCTGGGTGACCAGCGGATGGCATCCCTCGTACAACTGGCTGCGGACGGCGGCGACGAACGGTTCGAGCGTCGAGAGGAGGCCGCCGAGGTAGACGGCGTCGGGGTTGAAGAAGTTGACGTTCGCGGACAGGACCATGCCGAGGTAGCGGCCGGCCTGGCGGACGGCGCGGGTGGCCTCCGGGTCGGCGTCGGAGGCGAGGCGTACGACGTCCTCGGTCGACTCGACCGCAAGGCCCCGCTCGCGCAGGATGCGGACCAGCGCGGCTCCCGAGGCGACGGTCTCCAGGCAGCCGGTGTTGCCGCAGGAGCACGGGGTGTCGCCGGCCTCGACGCGTACGTGGGTGATCTCGCCGGCCGCGCCGGTGCCGCCCCGGTACAGCCGTCCGTCGGCGATGACGCCGGCGCCGATGCCGGAGCCGGTCTTCACCGTGATCGACTGGCGGCGCTCGGCGGGCTGGACGCTGTGTTCGCCCACGGCCATGCAGTTGGCGTCGTTCTCGATCGCCGCCGGAACGCCGAACTGGTCCTCCAGCCAGGCCCGGACGGGGAACCTGTTCCAGCCGGGCATCCGGGCCGGGAGCGTCACGAGGCCCGACATGACGTCGACCGGACCCGGCAGGCAGAGGCCGACGCCCCGCAGCAGTTCCCGGCCGTGCTGTTCGGCGAGGGCCTCCAGCGTCCGGGCAAGGCCCGGCAGCGCCGCCTCGGGCCCGTCGGCCGTCGCGACCGGCACGGTCGACACGTCGGTGAGCCCGCCACCGGGCAGTACGACGCCGACGTGGGCGTGTCTGCCGCCGAGTTCGGCCGCGACGGCGAACCCGTCGCTGCCACCGAGCCGCAGCACCTTGCGCGGACGTCCGCCGGTCGAGGACCGCGTGCCGTGCTCCGCGACCAGTCCGTGAGCCACGAGTTGACCGACCGTCAGCGAGACGGTCGACGGCGCGGCGCCGAGCAGACCGGCGAGTTCGGTGCGCGTGGTGGCCTGCCCGGAGGCGAGCAGTTCGAGGACCCGCTCGGCCAGCGAGGAGACACCCCCCGTGGGGCTTCGGCGGTGCGGCACGCTTTTTTCCACCATGGACGAAGTAACTTCCGGCGTCGGGGTCTTGTCGGGGGTCTGCTGGGGTTCTGTTGAGGTTCCGGGCGACGAGCGTATGACCCCAGAGCCCCCTTCGCGCTTTTTGCAGAACGGCAGAAACAATCTTTTTACAGCGGTGCGCCTGTTTCTTCGAACAGTCGGGTCGTTGACTGGCTCCGCCCCACCCCGCCCCGCCCCGCTGTTCCCTCCGGAGGAGAGCCATGTCCCCTGCTCGCACGACGCTCGTCGCCTGTGCCGTCGTCTCGGCGGGCACACTGCTGCTCGCGGGCTGCTCCGGGACGACCGACACGTCGTCCCCGTCCCCCGACTCCATCAACTACGCGCTGCCCGCGAACTTCACGCCGAACTGGATCCTGCCGATCGGCACGGCCGCGCACCTCAACACCAACAACAGGTCCATCGCCGACAGTCTGTGGGAGCGGCTCGTCGCGTACGACGGTTCCACCGGCAAGATCGCCTGGAACAAGAAGGCGTCCATCGCCACGGCCGCCGACTTCGCGTCCGACGGCAAGAG from Streptomyces sp. NBC_00878 harbors:
- a CDS encoding ROK family transcriptional regulator translates to MVEKSVPHRRSPTGGVSSLAERVLELLASGQATTRTELAGLLGAAPSTVSLTVGQLVAHGLVAEHGTRSSTGGRPRKVLRLGGSDGFAVAAELGGRHAHVGVVLPGGGLTDVSTVPVATADGPEAALPGLARTLEALAEQHGRELLRGVGLCLPGPVDVMSGLVTLPARMPGWNRFPVRAWLEDQFGVPAAIENDANCMAVGEHSVQPAERRQSITVKTGSGIGAGVIADGRLYRGGTGAAGEITHVRVEAGDTPCSCGNTGCLETVASGAALVRILRERGLAVESTEDVVRLASDADPEATRAVRQAGRYLGMVLSANVNFFNPDAVYLGGLLSTLEPFVAAVRSQLYEGCHPLVTQHLVIERTSLGADAGLVGAGQFALQRALANALQAVTGGVAPATHP
- a CDS encoding MarR family winged helix-turn-helix transcriptional regulator, with product MSTPSPAPTPDPLSAVASSSASDEVVEIERALNRIVYLTGRVRQHDRLMALAGVSLDRAAVALLRQIADSEPLRPGELAGRLAVEASHVTRQVQQLEKGGYVTRVPDPDDRRAQRIQLTAVGQEAIDRIRVASCRGMELALAHWSPEELHQLSTLFHRMVDDFLHTEGKFEGEDSEPRRAP
- a CDS encoding ATP-binding protein; this translates as MFGLSPAPASVGVARRNVRELLSEWGTCTDTCDNAVLVASELVTNALTHTASEWIVCRLRTAGDRLHIEVEDQSRGLTLPALRRPGPDDQGGRGLMLVGMLSSDWGVRDSVDGSGRVVWAVLTSEPVPPHPVPSQPLRSVASKPKPKPMPTKPTPAQPMPTKPTPSEPTSSESREPASTGRSTYLTRPTPHSAEGHLHHGTAARP
- a CDS encoding SAM-dependent methyltransferase translates to MPDNGWPADRIDTENAHSARIYDYILGGKDYYPSDKEAGDAMAREWPALPIHMKANRDWMNRAVAWLAKEAGIRQFLDIGTGIPTSPNLHEIAQSVAPESRVVYVDNDPIVLTLSQGLLASTPEGKTAYIEADFQQPENVLDSPEFRETLDLDKPVALTVIAIVHFVLDEDDAVGIVRRLLEPLPSGSYLAMSIGTAEFAPEDVGRVAREYEARNMPMRLRTIDEAHEFFEGLELVEPGIVQVHKWHPDATSGEGIRDEDIAMYGAVARKP
- a CDS encoding DUF1775 domain-containing protein is translated as MSLSTHGRRIALTGAAALTAVLALAGPASAHTEVEADKAQALAENVTLTFVCEAESASAGFREVRVVLPEGIAPADVTLDEAPKGWQLKATDDGYVVGGPALKTGVDAEYKVKIRQLPDAKEVAFKTIDTYSDGEVSRWIELPKGGEEPEQPAPLLKLKAAAPGATPVSPSPTASPTPSPTPSDTVTPSEPAATEAAADTKNDDGGSSTGLVVGGVVAAVLVLGAGGWWLTKRRASAAGS
- a CDS encoding helix-turn-helix transcriptional regulator; protein product: MTSETDWGGAPSVLRMILGRQLEELRNRAGLTFEQAGEAIGVSHSTIRRMEAAKVARLRLPDAEKLLQVYGVTDQQEIDTFLKSVREANKRGWWHTYRDVLPDWFAAYLSLEQAALQIRAYEPQFVHGLLQTEKYARALLGAGNPHAPTEATERRVALRMRRQELLTRPSPPRAWIVMDETVLRWPVGGPEVMRAQIDHLIEVNSLPQVTLQIMPFKNGPHPAMRAGAFHLFRFRARELPDIVYLNGLVGAVYLDKDDDVVVYREALDRLGAQSAPARKTEALLGEIRKEL
- a CDS encoding M81 family metallopeptidase; amino-acid sequence: MPPARTPVARPVIAIAGLAIESSTFSPARTEAPAFHPQRAEEILTRYQFLAPGTPLGDVAEWRGALVGKALPGGTVTAAAYAELSGELLARLGESGHLDGLWFDIHGAMTVEGMDDAEAVLLARVRETVGPDVIVSTSMDLHGNVSRELAHLSDLITCYRTAPHEDVMETKERAARNLVELLTTGAPRPVKAWIPVPVLLAGEQTSTRIEPAKSVYAAVDEVEATEGVTDAAIWVGYAWADEPRNQAAVVVTGPSETAVTAGAERLARGFWEARHDFAFVAPTGTLDDCLDDALATPAQNRPYFISDTGDNPTAGGAGDVTWGLERVLSRPEFKDPSGPTVIYASLPGPAAVETAVRAGVGATVTVTAGAEVDDRHAGPLTLTGVVHAIRHGDPHARAEVVLRVGGVHVILTALRKPYHHEHDFTDLELSPREADVVMVKIGYLEPELFAMAADWKMALTPGGVDQNLLRLGHHRIHRPMYPFDRTMPDPDLTARIIPPSNERPAPR
- a CDS encoding DUF397 domain-containing protein; this translates as MPSRELGTRGWYKPWSDDAGGACVEAKKLGDGRVALRQSTDPDGPALVFTPREMTSFLSGVKAGVADFLL
- a CDS encoding MarR family winged helix-turn-helix transcriptional regulator, which gives rise to MDKPTHLIEFEAMLLGRHLYLNSPRARTGGRLERSAYILLSRIRMEGPMSIGQLSDAFGLDASTLNRQTAAMLRGGLVERIPDPDGGMARKFRITAEGERRLDTHRAEAVSGLEKVMADWDPEEVAAFAAYLKRFNTDIENLDERPWPRP